In the Octadecabacter sp. SW4 genome, one interval contains:
- a CDS encoding multidrug effflux MFS transporter translates to MLRFALILGLLSAVGPFAIDMYLPGMPMIEGDLDASVAATQMTLTAYFIVFGLAQLVYGPWSDQVGRKPPLYLGLGIFAFATVGCALSPTIGWLIAFRAMQGLGGAVLMVVPRAIIRDRYTGVEGTKLMAMVMLVISVSPMLAPLAGSGLLLVGGWRLLFWAMFAAAGASLLVTAFAFRETLTPSLRVAINFMNLRRGARVLLRDPVFMGLTMIGGFGMASFFVFLANAAFVYTDQFGLTPTGFSVAFAVNAIGFFSASQAAGPLGARFGMVAVMRSAIFGFAAIAAALTLVVALGGGTLYVIVAGLALANACLGLVIPTTMVMALDDHGDIAGLASSLGGTLQMLVGGVMMVLSAQFFDGTALPMVAAITFCALAALALSVWIMGRIGQSAQAS, encoded by the coding sequence ATGCTGCGCTTTGCCCTGATCCTTGGACTGTTGTCCGCCGTAGGCCCTTTTGCCATCGACATGTATCTGCCCGGGATGCCTATGATCGAGGGTGATCTGGATGCAAGTGTCGCTGCCACGCAGATGACGCTGACCGCCTATTTCATTGTCTTTGGGCTGGCGCAACTGGTCTATGGGCCGTGGTCCGACCAGGTGGGGCGCAAGCCGCCGCTGTATCTGGGACTTGGCATTTTCGCTTTTGCAACAGTGGGTTGCGCGCTGTCCCCGACGATTGGCTGGCTTATCGCGTTCCGCGCGATGCAGGGGTTGGGCGGGGCGGTGCTGATGGTCGTGCCGCGCGCGATTATTCGCGACCGTTACACAGGTGTTGAAGGCACGAAGCTGATGGCGATGGTCATGCTGGTGATTTCGGTTTCGCCTATGCTGGCACCGCTAGCGGGTAGCGGATTGTTGTTGGTGGGCGGGTGGCGCTTGCTGTTCTGGGCGATGTTCGCGGCTGCGGGGGCCAGTTTGTTGGTGACGGCATTTGCGTTTCGCGAAACCCTTACGCCATCCTTGCGCGTGGCGATCAATTTCATGAACCTGCGCCGCGGGGCGCGAGTCTTGCTGCGCGATCCGGTGTTCATGGGGCTGACAATGATCGGCGGCTTTGGCATGGCCAGCTTTTTCGTCTTTCTGGCCAATGCAGCCTTTGTTTACACCGATCAGTTCGGGCTAACACCGACAGGGTTCAGCGTCGCATTCGCTGTTAACGCGATAGGTTTTTTTAGCGCGTCACAGGCGGCAGGGCCGTTGGGCGCGCGCTTTGGCATGGTGGCGGTGATGCGCAGCGCGATCTTTGGATTCGCGGCGATCGCGGCGGCGCTGACGCTGGTCGTCGCGTTGGGGGGTGGCACCCTTTATGTGATCGTCGCCGGGTTGGCGTTGGCCAATGCCTGCCTTGGGCTGGTAATCCCGACGACCATGGTCATGGCGCTGGACGATCACGGTGATATTGCGGGGCTTGCCTCAAGCCTTGGCGGCACGCTGCAAATGCTGGTGGGTGGCGTGATGATGGTGCTGTCGGCGCAGTTTTTCGACGGCACGGCCCTGCCGATGGTCGCAGCAATTACGTTCTGTGCGCTCGCCGCTCTGGCACTGTCGGTCTGGATCATGGGACGGATCGGGCAGTCTGCGCAGGCGTCCTAG
- a CDS encoding ABC transporter ATP-binding protein/permease yields MRRLPKTAANLNNDQLNGMRTIRRVIPYLWPAGQNWVKRRVVLALAVLFLAKLIAVGTPLFYKGAVDSLAGEDGGSSALFLALGAVGLTLAYGMARLMNVGFQQLRDVAFARVGQRALRQLALETFTHIHRLSLRYHITRKTGGLSRIIERGVKGVDFLLRFLLFSIGPLALELLMISVVLFFLFDVWYLAVVVLTIALYVWFTFRVTEWRVKIRKEMNDQDTDANQKAIDSLLNFETVKYFGAEAREAARYDGAMAQYEQAALKTNYTLAFLNFGQSLLITGGLVVVMVMAAIGVQNGALTVGDFVMVNAYMIQITLPLNFLGTVYREIRQALVDMGQMFDLLEQPSEVTDKPGADVLNVQGGEVELDDIMFGYDAARPILKGVSLRVGAGQTVAIVGSSGSGKSTIGRLLFRFYDVSGGALKIDGQDVRDVTQESLHAQIGVVPQDTVLFNDTILYNIAYGRADASRSEIEAAAKAAKIHDFIQGLPDGYATTVGERGLKLSGGEKQRVGIARTLLKNPPILLLDEATSALDTETEMEIQAELKAMGQGRTVITIAHRLSTIADADRIVVLENGVIVEEGTHDALLAKGDRYAQLWNRQQQDEAA; encoded by the coding sequence ATGCGCCGCCTGCCCAAAACCGCTGCCAACCTTAATAACGATCAACTGAACGGGATGCGCACGATCCGGCGGGTCATCCCCTATCTGTGGCCCGCGGGACAGAATTGGGTCAAACGCCGCGTGGTTCTGGCGCTGGCGGTACTGTTTCTGGCCAAGCTGATCGCGGTGGGCACGCCCCTTTTTTACAAGGGCGCAGTTGACAGCCTCGCGGGCGAGGACGGGGGATCGTCGGCCCTGTTTCTGGCGCTTGGTGCGGTAGGGCTGACGCTGGCCTATGGCATGGCGCGGCTGATGAATGTGGGCTTTCAACAGCTGCGCGATGTGGCGTTCGCGCGGGTCGGGCAGCGCGCGTTGCGGCAACTCGCGCTCGAGACATTCACCCATATTCACCGCCTGTCCCTGCGCTATCACATCACGCGCAAGACCGGCGGGTTAAGCCGGATCATCGAGCGCGGCGTCAAGGGTGTGGACTTTTTGCTGCGCTTTTTGCTGTTCAGTATCGGTCCGCTGGCGCTGGAATTGCTTATGATTTCAGTCGTTTTGTTCTTTTTGTTCGATGTCTGGTATCTGGCCGTCGTGGTGCTGACGATTGCGCTTTATGTCTGGTTCACCTTTCGGGTCACCGAATGGCGCGTGAAAATCCGCAAGGAAATGAACGATCAGGACACTGATGCCAATCAAAAGGCCATCGACAGCCTGCTGAATTTTGAAACGGTCAAGTATTTCGGGGCCGAAGCACGCGAAGCCGCCCGCTATGACGGGGCGATGGCGCAATATGAACAGGCCGCGCTGAAAACCAACTACACGCTGGCCTTTCTGAATTTCGGGCAGTCCTTGTTGATCACCGGCGGGTTGGTCGTGGTCATGGTCATGGCGGCGATTGGTGTGCAGAACGGCGCGCTGACGGTCGGCGATTTTGTTATGGTCAACGCCTATATGATCCAGATTACCTTGCCGCTTAACTTTCTTGGCACGGTGTATCGCGAAATCCGGCAGGCGCTGGTTGATATGGGCCAGATGTTCGATTTGTTAGAGCAACCGTCAGAAGTTACCGATAAACCGGGTGCAGATGTTCTAAATGTGCAAGGCGGTGAGGTGGAGCTTGACGATATCATGTTCGGCTATGACGCTGCGCGCCCCATATTGAAGGGGGTCAGCCTGCGCGTGGGCGCGGGGCAGACCGTGGCGATTGTCGGATCGTCGGGGTCGGGCAAATCAACTATCGGTCGGCTGCTGTTCCGGTTCTACGATGTCAGCGGTGGGGCGCTGAAAATCGACGGACAGGATGTGCGCGACGTCACCCAAGAGAGCCTGCACGCCCAGATCGGCGTGGTGCCGCAGGATACGGTGCTGTTCAACGACACGATTCTTTACAACATCGCCTATGGGCGCGCCGATGCCAGCCGCTCCGAGATCGAGGCCGCCGCCAAGGCCGCCAAGATCCACGATTTCATCCAAGGTCTGCCTGATGGTTATGCAACCACGGTGGGGGAACGCGGGCTGAAACTGTCGGGCGGCGAAAAACAGCGTGTCGGGATTGCCCGCACCTTGCTGAAAAACCCACCGATCCTGCTTTTGGACGAAGCCACCAGCGCGCTTGATACCGAAACCGAGATGGAAATTCAGGCCGAACTCAAGGCGATGGGACAGGGCCGCACCGTGATCACCATCGCGCACCGCCTGTCCACCATTGCCGATGCGGACCGGATTGTCGTGCTGGAAAACGGCGTGATCGTCGAGGAAGGCACCCATGACGCGCTGCTGGCCAAGGGTGATCGCTATGCCCAGTTGTGGAACCGCCAGCAACAGGACGAAGCCGCCTGA
- a CDS encoding acyl-CoA dehydrogenase translates to MTSTTALDKPDLGPFDWADPFQLEQQLSEDERMLRDAANTFAQTTLQPRITAAYRDAETDAGIFREMGDAGLLGLTIPEEYGGLGAGYVTYGLVAREIERVDSGYRSMMSVQSSLVMYPIHAYGSDEQREKYLPGLAAGTLIGCFGLTEPDAGSDPGGMKTRAEKTANGYRISGSKMWISNSPIADVFVIWAKSDAHAGKIRGFVLEKGMTGLSAPKIGGKLSLRASITGEIVMDGVEVGEDALLPNVQGLKGPFGCLNRARYGISWGVMGAAEACWHAARQYGLDRKQFNRPIAQTQLFQKKLADMQTEITLGLQGALRVGRLMENHAAAPEMISMMKRNNCGKALEIARHARDMHGGNGISEDFQVMRHMINLETVNTYEGTHDVHALILGRAQTGLQAFF, encoded by the coding sequence ATGACCAGCACAACCGCCCTCGACAAGCCCGATCTTGGCCCCTTTGACTGGGCCGATCCGTTCCAGCTTGAACAGCAACTGAGCGAGGATGAAAGGATGCTGCGCGATGCGGCCAACACATTCGCGCAAACCACCCTGCAACCGCGCATCACCGCCGCCTACCGCGACGCGGAAACCGATGCCGGCATTTTCCGCGAGATGGGCGATGCAGGCCTGCTGGGCCTGACCATCCCCGAAGAATACGGCGGGTTGGGCGCGGGCTATGTCACCTACGGCCTTGTCGCGCGTGAAATAGAACGTGTCGACAGCGGCTATCGGTCGATGATGTCGGTGCAGTCATCCCTCGTGATGTATCCGATTCACGCCTATGGCTCTGACGAACAACGGGAAAAATACCTCCCCGGACTGGCCGCCGGCACCTTGATCGGCTGTTTCGGGTTGACCGAACCGGACGCAGGCAGTGATCCGGGCGGCATGAAAACCCGCGCTGAAAAGACCGCAAATGGCTACAGGATCAGCGGATCAAAGATGTGGATTTCCAATAGTCCGATCGCCGATGTCTTCGTGATCTGGGCCAAATCCGACGCCCACGCGGGCAAAATTCGCGGCTTTGTGCTGGAAAAGGGCATGACGGGGCTAAGCGCGCCGAAAATCGGCGGCAAACTGTCCCTGCGCGCCTCGATCACCGGCGAAATTGTCATGGACGGCGTTGAAGTCGGCGAAGATGCCCTGCTGCCCAATGTTCAGGGCCTCAAGGGGCCGTTCGGCTGCCTGAACCGCGCGCGTTACGGGATCAGCTGGGGCGTCATGGGCGCGGCCGAGGCCTGCTGGCACGCCGCGCGGCAATACGGGCTGGATCGCAAACAGTTCAACCGCCCAATCGCCCAAACCCAGCTTTTCCAGAAGAAACTGGCCGATATGCAAACCGAGATCACGCTGGGCCTGCAAGGGGCGCTGAGGGTCGGACGGCTGATGGAAAACCACGCCGCCGCACCCGAGATGATTTCCATGATGAAGCGCAACAATTGCGGCAAGGCGCTCGAGATTGCCCGCCACGCGCGCGACATGCATGGCGGCAACGGAATCTCCGAAGATTTCCAAGTGATGCGGCATATGATAAACCTTGAAACGGTGAATACCTACGAGGGCACGCACGACGTTCATGCGCTTATTCTGGGGCGGGCGCAGACCGGATTGCAGGCCTTTTTCTAG
- a CDS encoding phosphoadenosine phosphosulfate reductase: MKDAASKFDADLTDLGQDEWLAQLEEIAEEYGYFENLGPDHMAAFIDEGTKLLVTFETVNSAHKLNHDEEPIGFAFVREEGWSHLAILATRNSWFRDRHVYGYFDRLIDDGFFEDFDSVLFYGAGMGGYAAAAYSVAAPGAQVLALRPFATLDPRVTEWDARFHKMRRTSFTDRYGYAPDMIDAVDRATIVYDPRQQLDAMHAAMFTKSNVTKLRVPNLGDTIERDLAGMHLLAPMITAAMDGNLTPAAFAQLFRKRQSHLPYLRGLLHVTEQRDRPDLTRRVCEFVLRDRKRPLFRRKLEELDALAAPVGE; this comes from the coding sequence ATGAAAGACGCTGCCAGCAAGTTCGACGCCGACCTAACCGACCTTGGCCAGGACGAATGGCTGGCCCAACTTGAGGAAATCGCCGAGGAATACGGCTATTTCGAAAACCTTGGCCCCGATCACATGGCCGCTTTCATTGACGAGGGCACCAAGCTGCTGGTGACCTTTGAAACGGTCAATTCCGCCCATAAACTGAACCACGACGAAGAGCCAATCGGCTTTGCATTCGTGCGCGAGGAAGGTTGGTCGCATCTGGCGATCCTAGCGACGAGAAACAGCTGGTTCCGCGACCGCCATGTTTACGGCTATTTTGACCGGCTGATCGACGACGGCTTCTTCGAGGATTTCGATTCCGTGCTGTTTTACGGCGCTGGCATGGGTGGTTACGCCGCTGCTGCCTATTCTGTTGCAGCACCCGGCGCACAGGTTCTGGCGTTGCGCCCCTTTGCCACCCTTGATCCGCGCGTGACCGAATGGGACGCGCGGTTTCACAAGATGCGCCGCACCTCGTTCACCGACAGATACGGCTATGCCCCCGACATGATAGATGCGGTGGATCGCGCGACAATCGTTTACGACCCCCGCCAGCAGTTGGATGCGATGCACGCCGCGATGTTCACCAAATCCAACGTCACGAAACTGCGCGTGCCCAATCTGGGCGACACCATTGAACGGGATCTGGCGGGGATGCATCTGCTGGCCCCGATGATCACCGCGGCGATGGACGGTAATCTGACGCCCGCCGCCTTCGCGCAGCTTTTCCGCAAGCGTCAAAGCCATCTGCCCTATCTGCGCGGCCTGCTGCATGTCACAGAACAGCGCGACCGGCCCGATCTGACCCGCCGCGTCTGTGAATTTGTGCTGCGTGACCGCAAGCGGCCGCTGTTCCGGCGCAAGCTTGAAGAACTTGACGCCCTAGCCGCGCCGGTTGGCGAGTAG
- the pyrC gene encoding dihydroorotase: MSPQIIDRLTIRRPDDWHLHLRDGAMLQGVLPETARHFGRAIVMPNLVPPVVTAAQAAAYRDRIMAALPEGMTFQPLMTLYLTEDTDPADVAQAHASGIATAVKLYPAGATTNSASGVADFDKVRPVLEKMAEIGMPLCVHGEVTDSDIDIFDREAVFIDKVLKPIRKKTPDLRVVMEHVTTQNAVDYVRDSSKNLAATITTHHLIINRNHILAGGIRPHYYCLPVAKREQHRVALVQAAISGDKRFFLGTDSAPHTDARKLQECGCAGVFSATNTMSCLAEVFDAARKLSQLESFASLNGPAFYGLPPADDTITLVRGAPVDYPAQIDTGEGPVTLFNPGFPLHWHVET; the protein is encoded by the coding sequence ATGAGCCCACAGATCATAGACCGCCTGACGATCCGCCGCCCTGACGATTGGCATTTGCACCTGCGTGACGGGGCAATGTTGCAAGGCGTTCTGCCTGAAACGGCCCGCCACTTTGGCCGCGCAATCGTCATGCCCAATCTGGTGCCGCCAGTTGTGACCGCGGCCCAGGCGGCCGCCTACCGCGACCGGATCATGGCCGCCCTGCCCGAGGGCATGACGTTCCAGCCGCTGATGACGCTCTACCTGACCGAAGACACCGATCCCGCAGATGTGGCGCAGGCCCACGCCAGCGGCATCGCCACCGCCGTCAAACTTTACCCCGCCGGGGCCACAACCAATTCCGCCAGCGGCGTTGCCGATTTCGACAAGGTCCGCCCCGTGCTGGAAAAGATGGCCGAGATCGGCATGCCGCTTTGCGTGCACGGCGAAGTCACCGACTCCGATATCGACATTTTTGACCGCGAAGCCGTGTTCATCGACAAGGTGCTGAAACCGATCCGCAAGAAGACCCCCGATCTGCGCGTCGTCATGGAGCATGTGACAACGCAGAACGCCGTGGATTACGTGCGCGACAGTTCAAAAAATCTGGCCGCGACGATCACCACCCACCACCTGATCATCAACCGCAATCATATCCTCGCTGGCGGTATCCGCCCGCATTATTACTGCCTGCCCGTGGCCAAGCGCGAACAGCATCGCGTGGCATTGGTGCAGGCCGCCATATCGGGCGACAAACGGTTCTTTCTGGGCACCGATTCCGCGCCACACACGGATGCGCGCAAATTGCAGGAATGTGGCTGCGCAGGCGTCTTTTCGGCGACCAACACCATGTCTTGCCTGGCCGAAGTCTTTGATGCGGCACGTAAATTGTCGCAACTGGAATCCTTTGCTTCGCTCAACGGTCCCGCGTTCTATGGCCTGCCCCCCGCTGATGACACGATCACATTGGTGCGCGGCGCACCCGTTGACTATCCCGCCCAGATCGACACGGGCGAAGGCCCGGTTACGCTTTTCAATCCCGGTTTCCCGCTGCATTGGCACGTGGAGACCTGA
- a CDS encoding orotate phosphoribosyltransferase: MIPTSFPTKEEMARLTARMLLEIEAISFNADAPFTHASGKQAPTYIDCRKLISFPRIRTTLMDFLTVTVMRECGFEAFDNIAGGETAGIPFGAMVAERLALPMTYVRKKPKGYGKNARIEGVMREGQRVLLVEDLTTDGGSKLSFVDAIRETGATCNATAVIFYYGIFDGVEKTLGDHGVQLLHLCTWWDVLAEAKAQGHFTPETLAEVESYLNDPAAWSAARQG, encoded by the coding sequence ATGATCCCCACATCTTTTCCGACCAAAGAAGAAATGGCGCGCCTCACCGCGCGTATGCTGCTCGAGATCGAGGCGATTTCGTTCAACGCCGATGCGCCTTTTACCCACGCCAGCGGCAAGCAGGCCCCCACCTATATCGATTGCCGCAAGCTGATCTCCTTTCCGCGTATCCGCACCACCTTGATGGATTTTCTGACCGTCACCGTGATGCGCGAATGCGGCTTTGAGGCCTTCGACAATATCGCCGGTGGCGAAACGGCCGGCATTCCTTTTGGCGCGATGGTCGCCGAACGCTTGGCCCTGCCGATGACATATGTTCGCAAGAAACCAAAGGGTTACGGCAAAAACGCCCGCATCGAAGGGGTCATGCGCGAAGGCCAGCGCGTGTTGCTGGTCGAGGATTTGACGACCGATGGCGGCTCCAAACTGTCCTTTGTCGATGCGATCCGCGAAACCGGCGCGACCTGTAACGCCACGGCGGTGATTTTCTATTACGGCATCTTTGACGGCGTGGAAAAAACGCTTGGTGATCACGGCGTGCAACTGCTGCATCTGTGCACCTGGTGGGACGTTCTGGCCGAGGCCAAGGCGCAGGGACATTTCACCCCCGAAACCCTGGCCGAGGTCGAATCGTATCTCAACGATCCCGCCGCATGGTCCGCCGCGCGGCAGGGGTAG
- a CDS encoding replicative DNA helicase: MNEITTFNATGVEGANVDSMPHSIEAEQQLLGAILTNNDIFDRIASIISPKHFYDPVHARIFETAASRIAKNNLASPVTLKAFLEDDEGLKELGGPAYLARLAGAAISAFAARDYAQMIYDFSVRRELIQVGRDIAAKAASVDIDSEPREQIVEAEQELYRLAEQGTTESGFQSFLKAVTDAVNVANAAYQREGGLAGVATDLVDMDRMLGGLHKSDLLILAGRPSMGKTSLATNIAYNVAKAYKKGKLADGSEGAVDGGVVGFFSLEMSAEQLAGRILAEASEISSHKIRQGDMDEVEFRRFVDAAKSLEACPLFIDDTAAIPISQLAARARRLKRTHGLDLLIVDYLQLVRGTSENRVQEIGEISMGLKAIAKELQIPVIALSQLSRQVESREDKRPQLSDLRESGSIEQDADVVMFVYRGEYYKEREKPADHELDKVAVWQEEMDRLHGKAEVIIGKQRHGPIGTVELSFEAQFTRFGNLVKPWQQDSGSSKF, translated from the coding sequence ATGAACGAGATCACCACATTCAACGCGACCGGAGTTGAAGGCGCGAACGTGGACTCCATGCCCCATTCGATCGAGGCCGAACAGCAGTTGCTGGGCGCGATCCTGACCAACAACGATATCTTTGACCGGATCGCCAGCATCATCAGCCCCAAGCATTTCTATGATCCCGTCCACGCCCGCATCTTTGAGACCGCTGCCAGCCGGATCGCCAAGAACAACCTTGCCTCGCCCGTCACGCTCAAGGCCTTTCTGGAAGACGACGAAGGACTGAAGGAACTGGGCGGCCCCGCCTATCTGGCGCGTCTTGCGGGGGCCGCGATTTCAGCCTTTGCTGCGCGTGATTATGCGCAGATGATTTATGACTTTTCGGTGCGCCGCGAGCTGATTCAGGTGGGCCGCGATATCGCCGCCAAGGCCGCGTCCGTCGATATCGACAGCGAACCGCGCGAACAGATCGTCGAGGCCGAACAGGAACTTTACCGCCTTGCCGAACAGGGCACCACTGAAAGCGGATTTCAAAGCTTTCTCAAGGCCGTAACAGACGCCGTTAATGTTGCCAACGCCGCCTATCAACGCGAAGGCGGGCTGGCCGGTGTCGCCACCGATCTGGTCGATATGGACCGGATGCTGGGCGGGTTGCACAAGTCCGATCTGCTGATCTTGGCCGGGCGCCCGTCGATGGGGAAAACCTCGCTTGCGACCAATATCGCCTATAACGTCGCCAAGGCCTATAAAAAGGGCAAGCTGGCAGATGGCTCCGAAGGGGCGGTGGACGGCGGCGTCGTCGGATTTTTCAGCCTTGAGATGAGCGCCGAACAACTGGCGGGCCGGATCCTCGCCGAAGCCTCGGAAATCTCCTCCCATAAAATCCGTCAGGGCGACATGGACGAAGTCGAATTTCGCCGTTTTGTCGACGCCGCCAAATCGCTGGAAGCCTGCCCGCTGTTCATTGATGACACCGCCGCGATCCCGATCAGCCAGCTGGCCGCCCGCGCCCGCCGTCTGAAACGCACCCACGGGCTGGACCTGCTGATCGTCGACTATTTGCAACTGGTGCGCGGCACCTCGGAAAACCGCGTGCAGGAAATCGGTGAAATCTCGATGGGCCTCAAGGCGATTGCCAAGGAATTGCAAATCCCTGTCATCGCCCTGTCACAGCTCTCGCGTCAGGTGGAATCGCGCGAAGACAAGCGCCCGCAACTGTCCGACCTGCGTGAATCGGGTTCTATCGAGCAGGACGCCGACGTGGTCATGTTCGTCTATCGTGGCGAATATTACAAAGAGCGGGAAAAACCCGCCGACCACGAGCTGGACAAGGTTGCCGTCTGGCAAGAGGAAATGGACCGCCTGCACGGCAAGGCCGAGGTGATCATCGGCAAGCAACGTCACGGCCCGATCGGCACCGTGGAATTGTCGTTCGAGGCGCAGTTCACCCGCTTTGGCAATCTGGTCAAACCCTGGCAGCAGGACAGTGGCAGCAGCAAATTCTGA
- a CDS encoding aldo/keto reductase: MHSTTDWNETSLPALGMGCWAIGGPFFAGDDPVGWGASDDDTSRTTIHAAYDAGLRLFDTAQAYGTGHSESLLGEVLADKPEARIVTKVGIGIDPATRQITGLVTDPAAIRAAFEESRKRLRRDVIDLALVHPNEFSVAEAAPVFDVLGDLHARGQIRAFGWSTDFPDKARAYADRAGFGAVEYAANVFFAGEQISAAVAHIKATALIRSPLAMGLLGGRITPDTEVPKDDVRARENDNMDWFTGRRMTPHYARRLDAIRSCLTVGGRTLAQGAIGWLWARHAGAIPVPGMRTPQQVADLCGALSLGPLPANTMAEIERLIERPPEGPPRPR; encoded by the coding sequence ATGCACAGCACGACAGATTGGAACGAAACCTCCCTTCCTGCCCTTGGCATGGGTTGCTGGGCAATCGGCGGGCCGTTCTTTGCAGGCGATGATCCGGTTGGCTGGGGCGCGTCTGATGACGACACATCCCGCACCACGATCCACGCTGCCTATGATGCAGGGTTGCGGCTGTTTGATACCGCACAGGCCTACGGCACCGGCCATTCCGAGTCGCTGTTGGGCGAGGTTCTGGCCGACAAACCCGAGGCCCGTATCGTCACCAAGGTCGGCATCGGCATTGATCCGGCCACGCGCCAGATCACCGGTCTTGTGACGGATCCAGCCGCGATCCGCGCCGCATTCGAGGAATCGCGCAAACGCCTGCGCCGCGATGTGATCGACCTTGCGCTGGTGCACCCCAACGAATTTTCCGTGGCCGAGGCCGCGCCGGTCTTCGATGTTTTGGGCGATCTGCATGCGCGGGGCCAAATCCGCGCCTTCGGCTGGAGCACGGACTTCCCCGACAAGGCCCGCGCCTATGCAGACCGCGCGGGCTTTGGTGCCGTGGAATACGCGGCCAATGTGTTCTTTGCCGGTGAACAGATCAGCGCGGCTGTGGCACACATCAAGGCCACGGCCCTGATCCGGTCACCGTTGGCGATGGGCCTGCTGGGCGGGCGGATCACACCTGACACCGAAGTCCCCAAGGATGACGTGCGCGCCCGCGAAAACGACAACATGGATTGGTTCACCGGGCGGCGCATGACCCCGCATTACGCGCGCCGCCTTGATGCGATCCGGTCCTGCCTGACGGTGGGCGGGCGCACATTGGCACAGGGCGCTATCGGCTGGCTCTGGGCGCGGCACGCGGGGGCGATCCCGGTGCCGGGAATGCGAACGCCCCAGCAGGTGGCCGACCTATGCGGCGCGCTGTCGCTTGGCCCCCTGCCCGCAAACACAATGGCCGAGATCGAGCGCCTGATAGAGCGCCCGCCCGAAGGCCCACCGCGGCCGCGTTAG
- the alr gene encoding alanine racemase encodes MSTGFLTVDVDALVANWRALDAMSDVETAAVVKADGYGLGAAKMARALARAGARKFFVAVAEEGAVVRQALGPNPEICVFSGHMRGDTEMIADLMLTPMLNTVGQVTRHFESLPGHPFGIQLDTGMNRLGMEIGEWAAIAELALGAGPMLVMSHLACADEPDHPMNAQQLAQFHLMTDGVSVPRSLAATGGILLGPEYHFDLTRPGVGLYGGAPFADARAVAHLDLPVVQIRDVDAGETVGYGNAWTAPRDSRIATLSTGYADGILRALSDNVTLWHGDQPCPLVGRVSMDLLTVDVTDLSEAPQALSLLNAAQTVDDLAALAGTIGYEILTSLGPRYTRRYAGG; translated from the coding sequence ATGAGTACCGGGTTCCTTACTGTTGATGTTGACGCCCTCGTGGCGAACTGGCGCGCGCTTGACGCGATGTCGGATGTTGAAACCGCCGCCGTGGTCAAGGCCGATGGCTATGGCCTTGGGGCGGCGAAAATGGCGCGCGCGTTGGCCCGCGCCGGTGCCCGCAAGTTTTTCGTCGCCGTCGCAGAGGAAGGCGCGGTGGTGCGCCAAGCGCTCGGCCCCAATCCGGAAATCTGCGTGTTCAGTGGCCACATGCGCGGCGATACCGAAATGATCGCAGACCTGATGTTGACGCCGATGCTCAATACCGTCGGTCAGGTGACGCGCCATTTCGAAAGCCTGCCGGGCCATCCCTTCGGCATTCAACTAGACACCGGGATGAACCGGCTGGGCATGGAAATCGGCGAATGGGCCGCGATTGCCGAACTGGCGCTTGGTGCGGGGCCGATGCTGGTGATGTCGCATCTGGCCTGCGCTGATGAGCCCGATCATCCGATGAACGCACAGCAACTGGCGCAGTTCCACCTGATGACCGATGGCGTTTCCGTGCCGCGGTCGCTGGCGGCAACGGGTGGCATTTTGCTAGGGCCAGAGTATCACTTTGACCTCACCCGTCCCGGGGTTGGCCTTTATGGCGGGGCCCCCTTTGCGGATGCGCGCGCCGTGGCCCATCTTGACCTGCCCGTCGTGCAGATCCGCGATGTGGACGCGGGCGAAACCGTCGGCTATGGCAATGCATGGACCGCGCCGCGCGACAGCCGCATCGCGACCCTGTCCACGGGCTATGCGGACGGAATTTTGCGCGCCTTGTCAGACAATGTGACCCTGTGGCACGGCGATCAGCCCTGCCCGCTTGTGGGGCGTGTGTCGATGGACCTTCTGACCGTCGATGTGACCGACCTGAGCGAGGCACCGCAGGCCCTGTCACTGCTCAACGCGGCGCAAACCGTCGATGATCTGGCCGCCCTTGCAGGCACCATCGGCTATGAAATCCTGACCTCTCTGGGGCCGCGCTATACACGCCGCTACGCGGGCGGATGA